A single window of Pseudocalidococcus azoricus BACA0444 DNA harbors:
- a CDS encoding GFA family protein — MTDSNSTDGLESKTFTGGCHCQAIRFQVIVRKFQAVDCNCSICSKKGFLHLIVPPEDFELLQGEGHLATYTFNTGIAKHYFCKTCGVHSFYRPRSHPNDYDVNLRCLDNWWQPEVQIQFEIKPFDGQNWEQRVDSIS; from the coding sequence ATGACAGATAGCAACTCAACGGACGGATTAGAATCCAAAACATTCACTGGAGGGTGTCACTGCCAGGCCATTCGGTTTCAGGTAATAGTGCGAAAATTCCAGGCCGTAGATTGTAATTGTTCAATTTGCAGTAAAAAAGGCTTTTTGCATTTGATTGTCCCACCGGAAGATTTTGAGTTACTCCAGGGAGAAGGGCATCTTGCAACCTATACCTTTAATACCGGCATCGCTAAACACTACTTCTGCAAAACCTGTGGGGTACATTCCTTTTATCGCCCCCGTTCCCACCCCAATGATTACGATGTGAATCTACGCTGTTTAGACAATTGGTGGCAGCCGGAAGTCCAGATCCAGTTTGAAATTAAACCCTTTGATGGTCAAAACTGGGAGCAGCGGGTGGACTCAATTTCCTAA